The sequence ATATACAGAATCGCTGCGGCGATGATCGATTTTCTGACCAGCTAATTTCTTGGCCCATCCACCTGATTCCACCAAAGCAATCAGTGGACGATCTGAGAACCAGGCAATTGCCATTTCACTTAAGGTTCCGGCTGACCCTGCGATGGCAATCACTGCATCCCCTCCACGGGCAACAAGGAAGTTACGAAGGTATCCCATTCCTGTCGGGATGGCGATATCAACAAATGGATTCGCGTGCAGTTTCTTCTCTGTGGGTAGAATGCCTACAGTTACTCCTCCATGTCTCTTTGCGCCCTTACAGGCGGCTTCCATCACACCACCTAGACCACCACACACCAAGACATATCCGTGCTTTGCAATCTCTGCTCCTACTTCCTCCGCAAGCTCTAGACCCCTTCCACTTGTGTCGGAGCCGCCTATTACAGCTATTGTCTTCTCCAAATCTATCACCGTGTCTGTGTCGTCTAATTGGTATTCAAGCTTAAAACTCATGTTCTCTCTTTGCTAGCGTTATTCTTTTACGGGCAAGATGTCCTACCCAGAGTGAGATGTTATCCATTGGAGATCTACAGGGCCAATGAAGCTGAACCTAAGAAACGAGTCGGTTATACAGCCACCTATGTCGCGGATATAAAGCTAAAACAAGAGATAGATACTACTGCATTCATCGCAGTTCATCTTGACGCTGGTGCTCGTACTGAACCCCACGCACATCAATCTCTTCAGGAGGCCTTCGTATTCCTTGACGTAACGGAAATTGGTGTTGACGGGAAGATATATTCAGTTGGGCCTGGAGATGTTGTACTTGTGGATCCTGGCGAAAAGCATTGGTTCTCAGCTCCAGCTGACAGGAATATCAGTTTCTTGGCAATCAAACTACCAAACATACCTGATGACAAGGTGAAAGCATCAGCTGCATAGTTGAGGGCGGTCTCGTAGCCTAGAGTGGTAATACGCCCTAGGTCTGTGGTTGTGCTATTTCCAAATAGCGGAAGCCATATTCGCCTTCGAAGGATACTTCGGCACCTTCACCTGGAGTAATAAGGAACACCACAGCGTGGTCTTTTCTTAGCTCTCCACTTGCCTTCTCTATTTTGAATTCACCTTTGCTTAGAGCAATCTTATGACCTGTTCTGAGAGCTCTGATTTCCTTGTGCTCGCGAATATCTATGCCAACTCGAGCTTGGATTTCGTCGTTTCTAACAATCAGAACCTCATTTCCTTTCACTTCTTCTCTGCTTAGGACATCCATCCAAACCCTCATTTCTTCTGGCAATTTCTCAAGGGGTACAAATCCATCCGTTGTCATATCTTCTACCTCTGGGAGATTCCCTTGGATTTCGTTCAAGATTGGGGTTATCTTGTCTGTAGACCAGCCTTTCTTGACAAAGGTTTTCAATGCATGTTCAGCAATTGTCTCAAGAGGGCCTTTGAAGCGATCGTGTGAAGATGCTGAAACTTTGTATAGCATGTGAAATGATGTAAGAGCTCCTTGCTCTTTACCATAGGCTACACCTATTTTGTAGCCGTTGAGAGCTAGATGCCACGCATTGTCGTGGTTGTCGAATTGTATGCAATAC is a genomic window of Candidatus Lokiarchaeota archaeon containing:
- a CDS encoding TIGR00725 family protein, which produces MSFKLEYQLDDTDTVIDLEKTIAVIGGSDTSGRGLELAEEVGAEIAKHGYVLVCGGLGGVMEAACKGAKRHGGVTVGILPTEKKLHANPFVDIAIPTGMGYLRNFLVARGGDAVIAIAGSAGTLSEMAIAWFSDRPLIALVESGGWAKKLAGQKIDHRRSDSVYAAQSAEEAVQAAVESLESE
- a CDS encoding cupin domain-containing protein, giving the protein MVFKLKTHVLSLLALFFYGQDVLPRVRCYPLEIYRANEAEPKKRVGYTATYVADIKLKQEIDTTAFIAVHLDAGARTEPHAHQSLQEAFVFLDVTEIGVDGKIYSVGPGDVVLVDPGEKHWFSAPADRNISFLAIKLPNIPDDKVKASAA